In Ictalurus punctatus breed USDA103 chromosome 3, Coco_2.0, whole genome shotgun sequence, the following are encoded in one genomic region:
- the nfkb2 gene encoding nuclear factor NF-kappa-B p100 subunit isoform X1 has protein sequence MAGALRMDGNQYGMKNFDNGFDMDISYHQLMSTFDIKSEPCIPETVHGPYLQIIEEPKQRGFRFRYECEGPSHGGLPGASSERNRRTYPTVKVFNYVGHARVEVQLVTHTEPPRVHAHSLVGKQCNENGTCSIDVGPNDLTAQFSNLGILHVTKRGVVDVLTKRLKEEKKRAKQPGYHFSDTEEQAIVREAKELGKSMDLNIVRLKFTAYLKDSNGAFTRALKPVVSNPIYDSKSPNASNLKISRMDKTCGSVMGGDEIFLLCDKVQKDDIEIRFYEEDDEGGWEAYGDFSPTDVHKQYAIVFKTPPYHKEIERPVTVFLQLKRKKGGDCSEPKQFTYVPQYPDKEEVQRKRMKALPQPYDHWRGPQGGAGGLGRGAGGFGGPGGGGGGGLLGAGFQFNNVDGTGYYGGSCGGFSGGTQMAGSAPHPDNAQEKQQQQQEMPTSLAAQQQLVQIASALQKHSTAAAKLSAKALLDYCSTGDVRFLLAMQRQLCGVQDENGDTPLHLAIIHQQPEVATKLIQTIIKTPQFKFINKFNHLNQTPLHLAVITQQPKLVEILLRVGADPTLLDSDGRTAVHLAAHAGDEAVLRVLLNMLEERHSHLLNTADFSGLYPLHLAVRKGGERCLRVLVEAGAKINMPEQKSGCTALHLAVKENLFKVVCSLITELKADINACTFGGNSPLHLAASLGSPPLCSMLIAAGADKQLENDEPLFCYSSSSDEEDQGERRDDGEGPVEKDIAEHVQELSISSERSRVNPRKRPAVGHTPFDLANCQKVKDLLDSTKPNHLSSKKTKKSTEEVSQSLDNETVNKLCGILNKCQVPWKELAEKLGMLTLAHLYTDSPSPCQNLLENYQLSGGPIEGLVDALQSLGLKEGVQLLRARQPSEDKQSADTTVDSGFGSQEADTSAVDNDCETN, from the exons ATGGCGGGAGCTCTGAG AATGGACGGAAATCAGTACGGCATGAAAAATTTTGACAACGGG TTTGATATGGACATCTCCTATCATCAGTTAATGTCCACGTTCGATATTAAAAGTGAACCCTGCATTCCAGAAACAG TTCATGGACCTTACTTACAGATAATTGAGGAGCCCAAACAA AGAGGCTTCCGGTTTCGTTATGAATGTGAGGGTCCATCTCATGGGGGTCTACCAGGCGCATCCAGTGAGAGGAACAGGCGGACATATCCCACTGTTAAG GTGTTTAACTATGTGGGTCATGCTCGCGTCGAGGTGCAGCTCGTGACACACACCGAGCCGCCTCGTGTCCATGCACACAGCCTTGTTGGAAAACAGTGCAACGAGAACGGAACGTGCAGCATAGACGTGGGTCCTAATGACCTCACAGCACA GTTCAGCAATTTGGGTATTCTTCATGTCACTAAAAGAGGAGTGGTGGATGTTCTGACAAAGAGactgaaagaagagaaaaagagagcgaaGCAGCCTGGATACCATTTTAGCG ATACAGAAGAGCAGGCTATTGTGCGAGAAGCAAAAGAGCTGGGCAAGAGCATGGACCTTAATATAGTGAGGTTAAAGTTTACAGCTTACCTTAAGGACAGCAACGGAGCATTCACCAGAGCTTTGAAACCAGTCGTGTCCAACCCCATCTACGACAGCA AATCTCCCAATGCGTCCAATCTCAAGATCTCACGCATGGACAAGACTTGTGGCTCGGTGATGGGAGGGGATGAGATCTTCCTTCTGTGCGACAAAGTTCAAAAAG ATGATATTGAGATTCGTTTCtatgaggaggatgatgagggaGGCTGGGAAGCATACGGTGATTTCTCTCCCACTGATGTACAcaaacag TATGCCATTGTCTTTAAAACGCCACCATATCACAAAGAGATCGAGCGACCTGTCACTGTCTTTCTGCAACTCAAGAGGAAGAAGGGTGGGGACTGCAGTGAACCCAAACAGTTTACCTACGTTCCACAATATCCAG ATAAAGAGGAGGTTCAGCGGAAGAGGATGAAGGCTCTTCCACAACCCTATGACCACTGGCGGGGACCACAGGGTGGAGCAGGGGGCCTGGGCAGAGGAGCTGGGGGCTTTGGAGGTcctggaggaggtggaggaggaggattaTTGGGAGCAG GATTTCAGTTTAATAATGTGGATGGGACGGGCTACTACGGTGGCAGCTGTGGTGGATTTTCAGGAGGAACGCAGATGGCAGGATCTGCACCACATCCGGATAATGCCCAGGAAaaacagcagcaacagcaaGAGATGCCCACCAGCTTAGCTGCACAGCAACAACTCGTTCAGATTG CCTCGGCTCTACAGAAGCACTCCACCGCAGCAGCCAAGCTCAGTGCAAAGGCCCTGTTGGATTACTGCAGCACAGGGGACGTACGCTTCCTCCTGGCCATGCAGAGACAACTTTGTGGAGTACAGGATGAGAACGGAGACAC CCCATTACACTTGGCCATTATCCACCAGCAGCCAGAAGTGGCCACAAAGCTTATTCAGACTATCATAAAGACTCCTCAATTCAAATTCATCAACAAGTTCAACCACCTCAACCAG ACCCCGCTGCATTTGGCCGTGATCACCCAGCAGCCCAAGCTGGTTGAGATCTTGCTAAGAGTAGGAGCAGACCCTACCTTACTGGACAGCGACGGACGGACAGCAGTGCATCTGGCTGCTCATGCCGGAGACGAGGCCGTCCTGAGAGTTTTGCTAAACATGCTAGAAGAGCGCCATTCTCATCTGCTTAACACCGCTGACTTCTCAG GTCTGTACCCACTGCACCTGGCTGTGAGAAAAGGAGGCGAGCGCTGCCTGCGTGTGCTGGTGGAGGCCGGGGCCAAGATCAACATGCCCGAACAGAAGAGCGGTTGCACAGCGCTACACCTGGCTGTTAAGGAGAACCTTTTCAAAGTGGTCTGCAGTCTCATTACTGAg CTGAAGGCTGACATTAACGCATGTACGTTTGGAGGAAACAGTCCACTGCATCTGGCTGCCAGTCTCGGCTCTCCACCCCTCTGCTCCATGCTTATAGCAGCAG GCGCAGATAAACAACTGGAGAATGATGAGCCACTCTTctgctactcctcctcctctgatGAGGAAGATCAGGGTGAAAGGAGAGACGATGGAGAAGGACCAGTCGAGAAGGACATAGCTGAGCATGTACAAGAACTGTCAATATCATCTGAGAGAAGTCGAGTCAACCCACGCAAGAGACCAGCAGTTGGACACACTCCTTTTGACCTGGCCAACTGTCAGAAG GTTAAAGATCTGTTGGATAGTACAAAGCCAAATCACCTTTCATCCAAGAAGACAAAAAAGAGCACTGAAGAAG TGAGCCAGTCTCTGGACAATGAAACAGTCAATAAGCTGTGTGGAATCCTCAACAAATGCCAAGTGCCATGGAAAGAGCTGGCAGAGAAACTGGGCATGCTCACCCTGGCACACTTGTACACAGACAGCCCCTCCCCCTGCCAGAACCTTCTAGAAAACTACCAG TTAAGTGGTGGTCCAATAGAGGGGCTGGTGGATGCGTTGCAGTCTCTTGGTCTGAAAGAAGGGGTCCAACTTCTGAGAGCCAGGCAGCCCAGTGAGGACAAGCAGAGCGCAG ACACAACAGTGGACAGCGGCTTTGGCAGTCAGGAAGCAGACACTTCAGCTGTGGATAATGACTGTGAAACAAACTGA
- the nfkb2 gene encoding nuclear factor NF-kappa-B p100 subunit isoform X2, whose amino-acid sequence MDGNQYGMKNFDNGFDMDISYHQLMSTFDIKSEPCIPETVHGPYLQIIEEPKQRGFRFRYECEGPSHGGLPGASSERNRRTYPTVKVFNYVGHARVEVQLVTHTEPPRVHAHSLVGKQCNENGTCSIDVGPNDLTAQFSNLGILHVTKRGVVDVLTKRLKEEKKRAKQPGYHFSDTEEQAIVREAKELGKSMDLNIVRLKFTAYLKDSNGAFTRALKPVVSNPIYDSKSPNASNLKISRMDKTCGSVMGGDEIFLLCDKVQKDDIEIRFYEEDDEGGWEAYGDFSPTDVHKQYAIVFKTPPYHKEIERPVTVFLQLKRKKGGDCSEPKQFTYVPQYPDKEEVQRKRMKALPQPYDHWRGPQGGAGGLGRGAGGFGGPGGGGGGGLLGAGFQFNNVDGTGYYGGSCGGFSGGTQMAGSAPHPDNAQEKQQQQQEMPTSLAAQQQLVQIASALQKHSTAAAKLSAKALLDYCSTGDVRFLLAMQRQLCGVQDENGDTPLHLAIIHQQPEVATKLIQTIIKTPQFKFINKFNHLNQTPLHLAVITQQPKLVEILLRVGADPTLLDSDGRTAVHLAAHAGDEAVLRVLLNMLEERHSHLLNTADFSGLYPLHLAVRKGGERCLRVLVEAGAKINMPEQKSGCTALHLAVKENLFKVVCSLITELKADINACTFGGNSPLHLAASLGSPPLCSMLIAAGADKQLENDEPLFCYSSSSDEEDQGERRDDGEGPVEKDIAEHVQELSISSERSRVNPRKRPAVGHTPFDLANCQKVKDLLDSTKPNHLSSKKTKKSTEEVSQSLDNETVNKLCGILNKCQVPWKELAEKLGMLTLAHLYTDSPSPCQNLLENYQLSGGPIEGLVDALQSLGLKEGVQLLRARQPSEDKQSADTTVDSGFGSQEADTSAVDNDCETN is encoded by the exons ATGGACGGAAATCAGTACGGCATGAAAAATTTTGACAACGGG TTTGATATGGACATCTCCTATCATCAGTTAATGTCCACGTTCGATATTAAAAGTGAACCCTGCATTCCAGAAACAG TTCATGGACCTTACTTACAGATAATTGAGGAGCCCAAACAA AGAGGCTTCCGGTTTCGTTATGAATGTGAGGGTCCATCTCATGGGGGTCTACCAGGCGCATCCAGTGAGAGGAACAGGCGGACATATCCCACTGTTAAG GTGTTTAACTATGTGGGTCATGCTCGCGTCGAGGTGCAGCTCGTGACACACACCGAGCCGCCTCGTGTCCATGCACACAGCCTTGTTGGAAAACAGTGCAACGAGAACGGAACGTGCAGCATAGACGTGGGTCCTAATGACCTCACAGCACA GTTCAGCAATTTGGGTATTCTTCATGTCACTAAAAGAGGAGTGGTGGATGTTCTGACAAAGAGactgaaagaagagaaaaagagagcgaaGCAGCCTGGATACCATTTTAGCG ATACAGAAGAGCAGGCTATTGTGCGAGAAGCAAAAGAGCTGGGCAAGAGCATGGACCTTAATATAGTGAGGTTAAAGTTTACAGCTTACCTTAAGGACAGCAACGGAGCATTCACCAGAGCTTTGAAACCAGTCGTGTCCAACCCCATCTACGACAGCA AATCTCCCAATGCGTCCAATCTCAAGATCTCACGCATGGACAAGACTTGTGGCTCGGTGATGGGAGGGGATGAGATCTTCCTTCTGTGCGACAAAGTTCAAAAAG ATGATATTGAGATTCGTTTCtatgaggaggatgatgagggaGGCTGGGAAGCATACGGTGATTTCTCTCCCACTGATGTACAcaaacag TATGCCATTGTCTTTAAAACGCCACCATATCACAAAGAGATCGAGCGACCTGTCACTGTCTTTCTGCAACTCAAGAGGAAGAAGGGTGGGGACTGCAGTGAACCCAAACAGTTTACCTACGTTCCACAATATCCAG ATAAAGAGGAGGTTCAGCGGAAGAGGATGAAGGCTCTTCCACAACCCTATGACCACTGGCGGGGACCACAGGGTGGAGCAGGGGGCCTGGGCAGAGGAGCTGGGGGCTTTGGAGGTcctggaggaggtggaggaggaggattaTTGGGAGCAG GATTTCAGTTTAATAATGTGGATGGGACGGGCTACTACGGTGGCAGCTGTGGTGGATTTTCAGGAGGAACGCAGATGGCAGGATCTGCACCACATCCGGATAATGCCCAGGAAaaacagcagcaacagcaaGAGATGCCCACCAGCTTAGCTGCACAGCAACAACTCGTTCAGATTG CCTCGGCTCTACAGAAGCACTCCACCGCAGCAGCCAAGCTCAGTGCAAAGGCCCTGTTGGATTACTGCAGCACAGGGGACGTACGCTTCCTCCTGGCCATGCAGAGACAACTTTGTGGAGTACAGGATGAGAACGGAGACAC CCCATTACACTTGGCCATTATCCACCAGCAGCCAGAAGTGGCCACAAAGCTTATTCAGACTATCATAAAGACTCCTCAATTCAAATTCATCAACAAGTTCAACCACCTCAACCAG ACCCCGCTGCATTTGGCCGTGATCACCCAGCAGCCCAAGCTGGTTGAGATCTTGCTAAGAGTAGGAGCAGACCCTACCTTACTGGACAGCGACGGACGGACAGCAGTGCATCTGGCTGCTCATGCCGGAGACGAGGCCGTCCTGAGAGTTTTGCTAAACATGCTAGAAGAGCGCCATTCTCATCTGCTTAACACCGCTGACTTCTCAG GTCTGTACCCACTGCACCTGGCTGTGAGAAAAGGAGGCGAGCGCTGCCTGCGTGTGCTGGTGGAGGCCGGGGCCAAGATCAACATGCCCGAACAGAAGAGCGGTTGCACAGCGCTACACCTGGCTGTTAAGGAGAACCTTTTCAAAGTGGTCTGCAGTCTCATTACTGAg CTGAAGGCTGACATTAACGCATGTACGTTTGGAGGAAACAGTCCACTGCATCTGGCTGCCAGTCTCGGCTCTCCACCCCTCTGCTCCATGCTTATAGCAGCAG GCGCAGATAAACAACTGGAGAATGATGAGCCACTCTTctgctactcctcctcctctgatGAGGAAGATCAGGGTGAAAGGAGAGACGATGGAGAAGGACCAGTCGAGAAGGACATAGCTGAGCATGTACAAGAACTGTCAATATCATCTGAGAGAAGTCGAGTCAACCCACGCAAGAGACCAGCAGTTGGACACACTCCTTTTGACCTGGCCAACTGTCAGAAG GTTAAAGATCTGTTGGATAGTACAAAGCCAAATCACCTTTCATCCAAGAAGACAAAAAAGAGCACTGAAGAAG TGAGCCAGTCTCTGGACAATGAAACAGTCAATAAGCTGTGTGGAATCCTCAACAAATGCCAAGTGCCATGGAAAGAGCTGGCAGAGAAACTGGGCATGCTCACCCTGGCACACTTGTACACAGACAGCCCCTCCCCCTGCCAGAACCTTCTAGAAAACTACCAG TTAAGTGGTGGTCCAATAGAGGGGCTGGTGGATGCGTTGCAGTCTCTTGGTCTGAAAGAAGGGGTCCAACTTCTGAGAGCCAGGCAGCCCAGTGAGGACAAGCAGAGCGCAG ACACAACAGTGGACAGCGGCTTTGGCAGTCAGGAAGCAGACACTTCAGCTGTGGATAATGACTGTGAAACAAACTGA